The window CTGAAAGTGGTCTTGCGGTGGCTTTTCTGGCTGCAGAAATGACCTTTTCGGCTATAAGAATATCCTTCATCATAGCCGCACCCCAGCCGTGGCACGTTATTTTTTTAAGATAGCAGCCCATATTAATGTCGATTCCACGGGGGGAAAAGCCATCAACCCGTTCTGTTGACAGCCGAATTTTATCAGGGTCGTTTCCGATAAGCTGGATTATTAAATCATCTGTTTTTTTAAATCTGAGATATGGCGAAAAGTCAGGATTTTCATTGGGAACCATCCGCGAATTGAGCATTTCGGAATAGAACAGGTCACAGCCCCCGAAACTGCGCACGAGTTCTCTGTACGGCTCATGGCTTAAGTCAACCATGGGCGCCATGAACAGCGCCCTTCCTGGAATAACAGGCATTTCTATTTTTTCTTTAGAACCACCAGGGCATCAACGGCAACAGGGGTGTCGCCTTTTATGATAAGAGGGTTAATATCAATTTCTGCAATATCGTCATTCTCTATGCCGATATTTCCAAGGTTTACAAGTATCGATGCAAGCACATCCCTGTTGACTGCAGGCTTGCCCCTGAATGCATCAAGAAGTTTCTTTGATTTTATCTCATCCATCATTTCAAGGGCATCTCTCTTTTCCAGCGGGGCGACACGAAATGTTACGTCCTTCAGAACCTCTGTGAAGATGCCGCCTAGACCGAACATGACACACGGGCCAAACTGCGGATCTCGGACAAGCCCGGCAACAAGCTCGCGCTCCCCCTTCACCATTTCCTGTACGAGAATTCCCTCAAGTTCCCCCTGACCTCTTTCTTCCAGGGCCTTGAATGCCTTGACAAGCTGATCATCATCACCGATGTTGAGCTCGATCATGTTTTTTTCCGTCTTATGGGCCAGCGTTTTTGAATGGCCCTTCAATACGACAGGATAACCGATTTGAGAGGCATAGGATTTAGCCTCATCGATTGTTTTGGCAATTAATTCTTTTGTTACTGGAATTGAGTATGCCTGCAGAACTTTTTTTGAATCGTATTCACTTAAATTTTTGTCTCCTCTTGCGATGGCTTCTTCGACTATTTTCATTATGTTACCTCCGATTCGGGCTTGAATTCCATCCCTTTAGCAGATTTAATCATATATGAAAATGGCCTTTTGGTGAACGCTAAAGTTGAAGACGTCTTGCATATTGCTGGTTATTCAATATCAAATGATGTATAAGGCTCCTATTACAAATTTAGGAGAAATAATTTGAAGATTTATGTAGGAAATTTAGCGTATCAGGTGACAGATGAAGATTTAAAACAGGCATTTGGGGCTTTTGGACAGGTCGAGTCGGCAAATATCATCAAAGATAAATACTCGCAGCAGTCAAAAGGTTTCGGGTTTGTTGAAATGCCCGCCAGTTCTGAGGCCCAGGAGGCGATAACGGGTCTTAACGGACAGGAATTAAAAGGAAGGGCCATTAAAGTCAATGAAG of the Desulfomonilia bacterium genome contains:
- a CDS encoding acetate--CoA ligase family protein, which translates into the protein MKIVEEAIARGDKNLSEYDSKKVLQAYSIPVTKELIAKTIDEAKSYASQIGYPVVLKGHSKTLAHKTEKNMIELNIGDDDQLVKAFKALEERGQGELEGILVQEMVKGERELVAGLVRDPQFGPCVMFGLGGIFTEVLKDVTFRVAPLEKRDALEMMDEIKSKKLLDAFRGKPAVNRDVLASILVNLGNIGIENDDIAEIDINPLIIKGDTPVAVDALVVLKKK
- a CDS encoding RNA-binding protein; its protein translation is MKIYVGNLAYQVTDEDLKQAFGAFGQVESANIIKDKYSQQSKGFGFVEMPASSEAQEAITGLNGQELKGRAIKVNEAKPRPEGGGSRGGFRSGGGNRGGGGGGGRRY